The Acidicapsa acidisoli genome contains a region encoding:
- a CDS encoding M20/M25/M40 family metallo-hydrolase: MAILSRSSAFSRVLALAEQRPLHEAFRWLHLHSQQMLHWQMELVAIPAPPFGEEQRSLWMARRFLEVGLSDVYTDAIGNVFGTIPKSNSEPENEPEDQSPIILLSAHLDTVFPLDTPLKPILRGERIEAPGACDNASGIIGLLAIAQALLISRMPLGANLVFVGNVGEEGEGDLRGVRHIYQHSPYAGRIAAHIVLDGAGAETAVTQALGSRRYQVTVNGPGGHSFTDAGTPNPILILASALTTLAESSRDHFPDEPRSTLNVGTIQGGTSVNTIPEIATATVEFRCTDLRPLVRLEVALHRAVEDAVDAANAKVSVRSDRREQKHSPGLLRYIIEKIGDRPASELPCESPLMEAIKAVDRHLGLRTDLRLGSTDANIPLSLGIPAVSLGAGGEGGGAHTRAEWYSAANRELGLRRVLLLTLAMLDWAGKQS, from the coding sequence ATGGCGATTCTCTCGCGCAGTTCGGCCTTTTCCCGTGTACTTGCTCTCGCCGAGCAGCGCCCTCTACACGAAGCCTTCCGCTGGCTCCACCTTCACAGCCAGCAGATGCTCCACTGGCAAATGGAACTCGTAGCCATCCCCGCCCCGCCCTTCGGCGAAGAACAGCGCAGTCTCTGGATGGCTCGCCGATTCCTCGAAGTCGGCCTCTCCGATGTGTACACTGACGCCATCGGCAACGTCTTCGGCACCATCCCCAAGTCCAATTCCGAGCCAGAGAACGAGCCGGAGGATCAATCACCCATAATCCTCCTGTCCGCCCACCTCGACACCGTCTTTCCGCTCGACACCCCGCTCAAACCTATCCTCCGTGGCGAACGTATCGAAGCCCCTGGCGCCTGCGATAACGCTTCTGGAATCATCGGTCTACTGGCAATAGCTCAAGCACTCTTAATCTCCCGGATGCCTCTCGGCGCGAACCTCGTCTTCGTCGGCAACGTCGGCGAAGAAGGCGAAGGCGACCTGCGTGGTGTACGTCACATCTACCAGCATTCACCCTACGCCGGCCGCATCGCAGCCCACATCGTCCTCGACGGTGCCGGAGCCGAAACCGCAGTCACCCAGGCTCTCGGCAGCCGCCGCTATCAGGTCACCGTCAACGGTCCAGGCGGCCACAGCTTCACCGACGCTGGAACCCCAAACCCCATTCTTATCCTGGCTTCCGCCCTGACCACGCTCGCCGAATCCTCACGCGACCACTTTCCGGACGAACCTCGCAGCACGCTGAATGTCGGCACCATCCAAGGCGGCACCTCCGTCAATACGATCCCCGAAATCGCCACCGCAACCGTCGAGTTCCGCTGCACCGACCTGCGCCCCCTCGTCCGTCTCGAAGTCGCCCTGCATCGCGCCGTAGAGGACGCCGTGGACGCCGCCAACGCCAAGGTCAGTGTCCGCTCCGACCGAAGAGAGCAAAAGCATTCTCCAGGATTGCTCCGCTATATTATTGAAAAAATTGGAGATCGACCCGCGTCCGAGCTGCCATGCGAATCCCCGCTCATGGAGGCCATCAAGGCCGTAGACCGTCATCTCGGTCTCCGCACCGACCTGCGCCTCGGCTCAACCGACGCCAACATTCCGCTCTCGTTGGGCATTCCCGCCGTCTCGCTTGGGGCAGGCGGCGAAGGCGGCGGTGCGCACACCCGCGCTGAATGGTACTCCGCTGCCAATCGAGAATTGGGTCTGCGGCGCGTTTTGCTGCTAACCCTCGCCATGCTCGACTGGGCAGGAAAGCAGTCCTGA
- a CDS encoding DinB family protein produces MDATGYKPSSQFGQAAVQIFGMNERMNQILIEHLDPAVWRAKPPGKVRTIAAIFTHVHNVRTKWVRLTASHLGVPAQLNRAHCTPEEARAGLAESAARCSEMLAEAFGDGGGRVETFWRDGWAKPWPVGPEMLCYMLSHEAHHRGQVCMLAHQLGFPLSKETTSGMWNWEKLLEAERERR; encoded by the coding sequence GTGGATGCTACTGGATATAAGCCCTCCTCTCAATTTGGCCAGGCGGCGGTTCAGATCTTTGGCATGAATGAGCGGATGAATCAGATTCTGATTGAACACCTTGATCCTGCTGTGTGGAGGGCGAAACCGCCAGGTAAAGTCCGCACTATTGCGGCGATCTTCACGCATGTGCACAACGTCCGCACGAAGTGGGTGAGGCTTACGGCTTCGCATCTGGGCGTTCCGGCACAGCTCAACCGGGCGCATTGCACGCCGGAAGAGGCCCGTGCCGGATTGGCTGAGAGCGCTGCTCGCTGTTCGGAGATGCTGGCGGAAGCATTTGGCGATGGCGGAGGACGGGTCGAGACATTTTGGAGAGACGGTTGGGCGAAACCGTGGCCGGTGGGTCCGGAGATGCTTTGCTACATGCTTTCTCATGAAGCTCACCATCGCGGACAGGTGTGCATGCTGGCGCATCAGTTGGGATTTCCGCTCTCGAAGGAGACAACGAGTGGAATGTGGAACTGGGAGAAGCTGCTGGAAGCTGAGAGGGAGAGGCGGTAG
- a CDS encoding VOC family protein, translating to MPNPVVHFEIGCRDREKSTAFYQQLFDWEMTSGPMSTDIRTDAENAVAQAIGGHIVSLGHEPFHYTNFYVGVSNAAEYLARAEALGGKTLVPPIKLPNGSTFAWFSDIDGNTVGLLSQE from the coding sequence ATGCCCAACCCCGTCGTCCACTTCGAAATCGGCTGCCGCGACCGCGAAAAGTCCACTGCCTTCTACCAGCAGCTCTTCGACTGGGAGATGACATCCGGCCCAATGAGCACCGACATCCGCACCGACGCGGAAAACGCCGTCGCGCAGGCCATCGGAGGCCACATCGTCAGCCTCGGCCACGAGCCCTTCCATTACACCAACTTCTACGTCGGCGTCAGCAACGCAGCCGAATACCTCGCCAGAGCCGAAGCCCTCGGAGGCAAAACCCTCGTCCCACCCATCAAGCTCCCCAACGGCAGCACCTTCGCCTGGTTCTCCGATATTGACGGCAACACTGTCGGTCTTCTCTCCCAAGAATAA
- the truA gene encoding tRNA pseudouridine(38-40) synthase TruA, with translation MQNWKLTLTYDGTNYYGWQVQPGLPTIQGELQAAIQRVLSSSWGEAPLPQGSGRTDAGVHALGQVASFELGAPIPPENLQRALNRTLPAAIRVLDAQIVHAAFHARHGALAKTYEYRIFRGQLCSPFLAPYIHHCRWPLDFDAIQDAANAIIGEHDFLSLAASDPDLTLRGEEEPEGDTSIPTRSTIRTIFSSEWTESPGELLVYRVRGNGFLHHMVRNLVGTMLEIGRGQFPAGSMPAILAARSRSIAGPTAPARGLFLHSVEYPEESLL, from the coding sequence ATGCAGAACTGGAAGCTGACCCTCACCTACGACGGCACCAACTATTACGGATGGCAGGTCCAACCCGGCCTTCCCACCATTCAGGGCGAGCTTCAAGCCGCCATCCAGCGAGTGCTCAGCAGTTCCTGGGGCGAAGCTCCTCTGCCGCAAGGCTCCGGTCGGACCGATGCCGGCGTCCATGCCCTCGGTCAGGTCGCCAGCTTCGAGCTCGGCGCACCCATTCCGCCAGAAAACCTCCAGCGCGCCCTCAACCGCACCCTCCCAGCAGCCATCCGCGTTCTCGATGCCCAAATCGTCCATGCCGCCTTCCACGCGCGGCACGGCGCCCTAGCCAAGACCTACGAATACCGCATCTTCCGAGGCCAGCTTTGCTCGCCGTTTCTCGCGCCCTACATCCACCACTGCCGCTGGCCTCTCGATTTCGACGCCATCCAGGATGCAGCCAACGCAATCATCGGGGAACATGACTTCCTCAGCCTTGCGGCCAGCGATCCCGACCTCACTCTCCGAGGCGAAGAAGAACCCGAAGGCGATACCAGTATCCCAACCCGCTCCACGATCCGCACTATCTTCTCTTCCGAATGGACCGAATCTCCCGGCGAACTACTTGTCTACCGCGTCCGAGGCAATGGATTCCTCCATCACATGGTCCGCAACCTCGTCGGCACCATGCTCGAAATCGGCCGCGGCCAGTTCCCTGCCGGCTCCATGCCCGCAATCCTCGCAGCCCGTTCCCGCTCCATCGCGGGACCCACCGCCCCAGCCCGTGGCCTGTTCCTGCATTCCGTCGAATATCCAGAAGAATCTCTGCTATAA
- a CDS encoding ABC transporter permease, protein MKSILTRVLLTIPVVWVVVSLVFLLIHLVPGDPVQQMLGEGATAADLATLRHQYGLDLPLGIQYLHYWRDVLHGDLGRSIRLNDTVVHLIATRYPYTIELTVSALALGLALAVPAGVMAAVRRGRWQDQTVGLVSLFGLSVPAFALGPVLILVFSIGLGSLPVSGAGPGGLFSADGWRYLVLPAVAMGVSLAAILTRMVRTAMLEELNQDYIRTARAKGLSENAVVYRHALPNALVPIVTVVGLQFGALLAGAIVTETIFSWPGLGRLVVTAISGRDYALVQGSLLAIGLTYVLVNLLTDLTYRWVNPRMRG, encoded by the coding sequence TTTCTGCTGATTCACCTGGTGCCGGGCGATCCGGTGCAGCAGATGCTGGGCGAAGGCGCGACGGCGGCGGATCTGGCGACGTTGCGGCATCAGTATGGGCTGGACCTGCCGCTCGGGATTCAGTATCTGCATTACTGGCGCGATGTGCTCCATGGCGACCTGGGGCGGTCGATCCGGCTGAATGACACCGTGGTTCATCTGATTGCGACGCGGTATCCGTACACGATTGAACTGACCGTCTCGGCGTTGGCGCTGGGGCTGGCGCTGGCGGTGCCGGCTGGAGTGATGGCTGCGGTGCGCCGCGGTCGATGGCAGGATCAGACGGTGGGTCTGGTGAGCCTCTTCGGTCTCTCGGTGCCGGCCTTTGCGCTTGGGCCGGTACTGATTCTGGTGTTTTCGATCGGGCTGGGATCGCTGCCGGTTTCAGGGGCCGGGCCTGGTGGACTGTTTTCGGCAGACGGCTGGAGGTACCTGGTGCTGCCTGCGGTGGCGATGGGGGTTTCGCTGGCAGCGATTTTAACGCGAATGGTGCGAACGGCGATGCTGGAGGAACTGAACCAGGACTACATTCGTACAGCGCGGGCCAAGGGACTCTCGGAGAATGCAGTAGTCTATCGCCATGCGCTGCCCAATGCGCTGGTGCCGATTGTGACGGTGGTTGGGTTGCAGTTTGGCGCGCTGCTGGCCGGGGCGATTGTGACGGAGACGATTTTCAGTTGGCCCGGATTGGGGCGGCTGGTGGTGACGGCAATCTCGGGTCGGGACTATGCGCTGGTGCAGGGAAGTCTGTTGGCTATCGGGCTGACCTACGTGCTGGTAAACCTGCTAACGGATCTGACCTACCGATGGGTGAATCCGCGCATGAGAGGATAG
- a CDS encoding TolC family protein: MENVTASRGKSRSGTTGNLRAAAVVLLSLTTAMPPGIAQQTSPQAGDKVLTEVPAAPAPVSTEPLFLRDTAKDFSKGHNPFPNPIKIFQGTDVPPANFMNSLRLSDLVKNGKIYLSLSDAITLALENNYDLAIARYNLDIADTDILRTKAGSLFRGVNSGLLTNTLGGSSSTLTIGGGPGGTTAGAATGASGLVVSTDGAGPAPANFDPYLTGTIQLERASAPQPNTLFSGGKTTLTTNTDQYNFSYYQGFRTGANLQVSLSNSRQTTDNPFVDYSPQLSSSFQAKLIQPFLYGAGTWVNKRYIQEAIFDRRITDSAFRQQILYTVNQVENIYWALVSSYEDLQAKERAIEQTRKVAADDRKQLEIGTMAPLDVVTADSAVASDEQALISSQSNLNYQQLIIKQAIARNLNEPALIAAPVIPTDRVSLEELPEEKQSADDLAKTAFQQRPELEQAVLSLKKDEITLKATKNGLLPQLNGFAFYNSSALGGAQSPEALNFATGGPYAPGSFPASGYGTVLQNLFNNSAPDKGAGFTLNVPLRNRTAQADRSRSLIEYRQAQLRLEQLYTEIRMQVVNQQFALTNDRAAVLAAEASQRYNAQSLDAEQKKLHLGASTTALVLQQSRNLATAENSLISAKAAYAKDRALLYQLLATTLQHYGISLGDAATGVVKEVPVIPGLEPAKPGNEPTLPAPPANQ, translated from the coding sequence ATGGAGAATGTCACAGCATCTCGCGGCAAGAGCCGCAGCGGCACCACTGGAAATTTGCGCGCCGCTGCTGTGGTGCTGCTGAGTCTGACGACCGCGATGCCACCAGGGATCGCCCAGCAGACCTCTCCGCAGGCTGGGGACAAGGTGCTTACGGAGGTGCCGGCTGCTCCGGCGCCAGTGAGCACAGAACCGCTCTTCCTGCGGGATACGGCCAAGGACTTCAGCAAAGGACACAATCCGTTTCCCAATCCGATCAAGATTTTTCAGGGAACGGATGTTCCGCCAGCGAATTTCATGAATTCCCTGCGGCTTTCGGACCTGGTGAAGAACGGGAAGATTTACCTGAGCCTGAGCGACGCGATCACTCTGGCGCTCGAAAACAACTACGATCTGGCGATTGCCCGGTACAACCTGGATATCGCCGACACGGATATTCTGCGCACCAAGGCTGGTTCCCTCTTTCGTGGCGTCAATTCGGGTCTGTTGACCAACACGCTGGGCGGCAGCTCGTCTACCTTGACGATCGGCGGCGGCCCAGGTGGCACGACTGCCGGCGCTGCTACCGGGGCATCGGGTCTGGTGGTTTCGACGGACGGTGCGGGTCCGGCGCCGGCGAACTTCGATCCTTATCTGACGGGAACGATCCAGTTGGAGCGGGCATCGGCTCCGCAGCCAAACACCTTGTTTTCGGGTGGCAAGACCACGCTTACTACCAATACCGACCAATACAACTTCAGTTATTATCAGGGGTTTCGAACGGGCGCCAATCTGCAGGTGTCCCTTAGTAATAGCCGGCAGACGACGGACAACCCGTTTGTCGATTACAGTCCTCAGTTGTCTTCGAGCTTCCAGGCTAAGCTCATTCAGCCGTTCCTCTACGGGGCTGGGACATGGGTGAACAAACGATATATCCAGGAAGCGATCTTTGACCGGCGAATTACCGATTCAGCCTTCCGGCAGCAGATTCTTTATACGGTCAACCAGGTGGAGAACATCTACTGGGCGCTGGTGAGCTCGTACGAGGACTTGCAGGCAAAGGAACGGGCGATCGAGCAGACCCGCAAGGTTGCGGCGGACGACCGCAAGCAGCTTGAGATTGGCACAATGGCTCCGTTGGATGTGGTGACAGCGGATTCAGCGGTCGCTTCGGATGAGCAGGCGCTCATCAGTTCGCAGAGCAACCTGAATTATCAGCAGTTGATCATCAAGCAGGCGATTGCACGGAATCTGAACGAGCCGGCGCTCATCGCCGCGCCGGTGATTCCGACGGACCGGGTGAGCCTGGAAGAGCTGCCGGAAGAAAAGCAGTCGGCGGATGATCTGGCGAAGACGGCCTTTCAGCAGAGGCCGGAGCTGGAACAGGCTGTGCTCTCGCTGAAGAAGGATGAGATCACGCTGAAGGCGACAAAGAACGGGCTGCTGCCTCAGCTCAATGGTTTCGCTTTCTATAACTCGAGTGCTCTGGGCGGTGCGCAGAGTCCGGAAGCCCTCAATTTCGCGACGGGTGGGCCGTATGCTCCCGGATCCTTTCCCGCGTCGGGTTATGGAACAGTGCTGCAGAATCTCTTCAACAACTCGGCGCCGGATAAGGGTGCGGGCTTTACGCTGAATGTTCCGCTGAGGAATCGTACGGCGCAGGCGGATCGGTCTCGGTCCTTGATTGAATACCGGCAGGCGCAGTTACGGCTGGAGCAGCTTTACACCGAGATTCGCATGCAGGTGGTCAATCAGCAGTTTGCGTTGACGAACGATCGGGCCGCTGTGCTGGCTGCGGAGGCGTCTCAGCGGTACAACGCGCAGAGCCTGGATGCGGAGCAGAAGAAGCTCCACCTGGGAGCTTCGACGACGGCGCTAGTCTTGCAGCAGTCGCGCAATCTGGCGACGGCGGAGAACAGCTTGATCTCGGCCAAGGCCGCGTATGCGAAGGATCGCGCGCTGCTCTATCAGTTGCTCGCGACAACCTTACAGCACTACGGCATCAGCCTCGGAGATGCTGCGACGGGGGTGGTGAAGGAAGTTCCGGTGATTCCCGGACTGGAACCGGCTAAGCCGGGAAATGAGCCTACGTTGCCTGCGCCGCCAGCGAATCAGTAG
- a CDS encoding amidohydrolase family protein, which produces MRLRLTLPILLVLAFFATFQSHASDLALVGAKIYLSPSEPPIEIGTILVHSGRVLSVGPIAEIKVPRGTTVIDCKGLVVTAGFWNSHVHILLPGLLHAENLSSGQISSQLQQMLTRWGFTTVFDIASVLQNTNLIRHRIESGDVKGPRILSVGEPFWVKGGTPIYVKGFLEANHISIPEVESTAQAKERVRQQIGDGADGIKIFANSIERDEILTMPLDLAQVIVSEAHSAGKPVFAHVSNNQGIEVAIQSGVDILAHTTPSDELWSASFAQRLAAAHMALTPTLTLWDVESKKGNASPDDVEKGMSRAAQQLEAFSRAGGQVLFGTDVGYIQQFDTSEEFKWMSRAGMSFQEILASLTTNPAQRFGYSTRSGRIAKGLDADLVILSADPAQNSSAFSQVRYTIRGGQVIYAEK; this is translated from the coding sequence ATGCGACTTAGACTGACGCTACCTATCCTTCTGGTTCTGGCATTTTTTGCAACTTTCCAAAGCCACGCGTCCGATCTGGCCCTGGTTGGTGCAAAGATTTATCTGTCCCCATCTGAGCCACCTATCGAAATCGGCACGATCCTTGTACACAGCGGCCGCGTTCTATCGGTTGGACCGATTGCAGAGATCAAAGTCCCACGCGGTACGACCGTAATCGACTGCAAGGGTCTCGTCGTGACTGCCGGCTTCTGGAACAGCCACGTGCACATCCTTTTGCCAGGGCTGCTTCATGCCGAAAATCTCTCCTCCGGGCAGATCTCGTCACAACTTCAACAGATGCTTACACGGTGGGGATTCACTACCGTCTTTGACATCGCTTCTGTGCTCCAGAACACCAATCTCATCCGCCATCGCATAGAAAGCGGCGACGTGAAAGGACCGCGGATTCTCTCAGTCGGCGAGCCCTTTTGGGTGAAAGGTGGAACGCCGATTTACGTCAAAGGGTTCCTCGAAGCCAATCACATCAGCATTCCGGAGGTGGAATCAACGGCGCAAGCCAAGGAGCGAGTGCGCCAGCAGATTGGCGACGGCGCGGATGGCATTAAGATTTTTGCGAATTCGATCGAGCGCGATGAGATCTTGACTATGCCTTTAGACCTCGCCCAGGTGATTGTCTCCGAGGCCCACAGTGCTGGCAAACCTGTGTTTGCCCATGTTTCCAATAATCAAGGAATCGAGGTCGCGATTCAGAGCGGGGTCGATATCCTGGCCCACACCACTCCCAGCGACGAGCTTTGGAGTGCGTCTTTCGCTCAGCGGCTGGCGGCTGCTCACATGGCTCTTACTCCGACGCTCACCCTTTGGGACGTCGAATCCAAAAAGGGCAATGCCTCACCGGACGATGTCGAGAAGGGGATGAGCAGAGCGGCCCAGCAACTGGAGGCTTTCTCGCGAGCAGGAGGGCAAGTTCTCTTCGGCACCGATGTTGGCTACATTCAGCAGTTCGACACCTCCGAAGAATTCAAGTGGATGTCCCGCGCCGGGATGAGTTTTCAGGAGATTCTGGCTTCCCTCACTACGAACCCCGCTCAGCGCTTCGGCTACTCCACTCGCAGCGGACGCATAGCGAAAGGATTGGATGCCGATCTTGTGATTCTGAGCGCTGACCCGGCTCAGAACTCTTCAGCATTTTCACAAGTTCGCTACACGATACGAGGCGGGCAGGTCATCTACGCAGAGAAATAA
- the aroA gene encoding 3-phosphoshikimate 1-carboxyvinyltransferase codes for MHTATEERLIRPAKNIYGSLRLPGDKSISHRYGMLAAFAEGTSRFTNFSTGADCASTLACMSALGAQVNRREDGTVEVTGVAGKVNQPSSELDCGNSGSTMRMISGLLSAQQGEFTLIGDESLSRRPMKRIQLPLESMGARLTLTEGHAPIHIHGSQLKAIDYTPPVPSAQVKTCVLLAGLQTPGTTTVRESIRTRDHSELALRAFGANVERSVDSVSITGPQTLKAIEAAVPGDISSAAFFLCAAALFPGSQLLLDSLGLNPTRATLLDVLTSLGVQVAVLNLEDKHSELVGTVQITAPPEGLGSTSVTGSLAAQLIDELPVLATIAPYTRGGIRIRDAKELRVKESDRIALVVQNLRAMGAEVTEHEDGMDVPGGQQLHGATIDSGGDHRIAMAFSVAALRATGDSLIRGSESAAISFPEFFDLLDFIAER; via the coding sequence TTGCACACCGCCACAGAAGAACGCCTCATCCGTCCCGCCAAAAACATCTACGGCAGCCTGCGCCTTCCCGGCGACAAGTCCATCAGCCACCGCTACGGAATGCTCGCCGCCTTCGCCGAAGGCACCTCGCGCTTCACCAACTTCTCCACCGGAGCCGACTGCGCCTCCACGCTGGCCTGCATGAGCGCCCTCGGCGCACAGGTCAACCGCCGCGAAGACGGCACGGTAGAAGTCACCGGCGTAGCAGGCAAGGTCAACCAGCCCTCCAGCGAGTTAGACTGCGGCAACTCCGGCAGCACCATGCGCATGATCTCCGGATTGCTCTCCGCTCAGCAAGGCGAATTCACACTCATCGGCGACGAATCGCTCTCGCGCCGCCCCATGAAGCGCATCCAGCTTCCTCTCGAATCGATGGGCGCCAGACTCACGCTAACTGAAGGCCACGCGCCCATCCACATCCACGGCTCGCAGCTCAAGGCCATCGACTACACCCCGCCAGTTCCCAGCGCCCAGGTCAAAACTTGCGTTCTCCTCGCCGGTCTGCAAACCCCGGGCACCACCACCGTCCGCGAAAGCATCCGCACCCGCGACCACAGCGAACTGGCTCTCCGAGCCTTCGGTGCCAACGTCGAGCGCAGTGTCGACTCCGTCTCCATCACCGGCCCGCAAACCCTCAAGGCCATCGAAGCAGCCGTCCCCGGAGACATCTCCTCCGCCGCATTCTTCCTCTGCGCCGCCGCGCTCTTCCCCGGCTCGCAACTCCTGCTCGACTCACTCGGCCTGAATCCCACCCGCGCCACGCTCCTCGACGTCCTGACCTCACTGGGCGTCCAGGTGGCCGTCCTAAATCTCGAAGACAAGCACTCCGAACTCGTCGGTACCGTGCAGATCACCGCGCCACCCGAAGGCCTCGGCAGCACCTCAGTCACCGGCTCCCTGGCTGCCCAACTCATCGACGAACTGCCCGTCCTGGCCACCATCGCACCCTACACTCGCGGCGGCATCCGCATCCGCGACGCCAAAGAGCTGCGCGTCAAAGAGTCCGACCGCATCGCCTTGGTCGTTCAGAACCTCCGCGCCATGGGAGCCGAAGTCACCGAGCACGAAGACGGCATGGACGTCCCCGGTGGCCAGCAACTCCACGGAGCCACCATCGACTCAGGCGGCGACCATCGTATCGCCATGGCCTTCAGCGTAGCCGCCCTCCGCGCCACCGGAGACTCACTCATCCGAGGCTCAGAATCCGCCGCCATCAGCTTCCCCGAATTCTTCGACCTGCTGGACTTCATAGCGGAACGATAG